From a single Vitis vinifera cultivar Pinot Noir 40024 chromosome 18, ASM3070453v1 genomic region:
- the LOC100262640 gene encoding probable indole-3-pyruvate monooxygenase YUCCA10 — MEEVVIIVGAGPSGLATSACLNVLSIPNIILEREDFFASLWKKRSYDRLKLHLGKQFCQLPHMPSPPGTPTFIPKARFLRYLEDYVSHFQINPRYHRLVESASYDKVAAKWHIVAKNTLSDESEVYLGKFLVVATGENSEGLIPKIPGLDSFGGEFMHCSKYKNGKRFADKEVLVVGCGNSGMEIAYDLWDRGAKTCIVVRSPKHVVTKEMVLLGMFLLKYVPRKVVDYVIVSLAKLNYGDLSNYGLPRPKEGPFYLKDVTRSPPIVDVGTIGKIKEGEIQVVPAVTKIEGQYVYFSNGKMNQFDAIIFATGYKSTVLKWLQDDENLFNEDGMPKKNFPNHWNGENGLYCVGFASRGLFGIARDAEHIANHINGAVRGK, encoded by the exons ATGGAAGAAGTGGTAATCATAGTAGGAGCTGGCCCTTCTGGTCTTGCAACTTCTGCATGCCTGAATGTTCTCTCCATCCCCAACATAATCCTGGAAAGAGAGGATTTCTTTGCCTCTTTGTGGAAGAAAAGGTCATATGATCGCTTAAAGCTTCACCTCGGAAAGCAGTTTTGCCAACTTCCCCACATGCCCTCCCCCCCAGGTACACCCACATTTATCCCCAAGGCTCGTTTTCTTCGGTACTTGGAGGACTATGTATCTCACTTCCAGATAAACCCACGATACCACCGCTTGGTAGAGTCTGCATCCTATGATAAGGTTGCAGCAAAGTGGCACATAGTGGCCAAGAACACACTCTCTGATGAGTCGGAAGTGTACCTAGGGAAGTTTCTGGTGGTCGCCACTGGTGAGAACAGTGAGGGTCTCATTCCTAAGATACCCGGGTTGGACAGTTTTGGAGGGGAGTTCATGCACTGTAGCAAGTATAAGAACGGAAAGAGATTTGCTGACAAAGAAGTTTTGGTTGTTGGATGTGGGAATTCTGGCATGGAGATAGCCTATGACTTATGGGATCGAGGTGCAAAAACCTGTATTGTTGTTCGCAGCCCG AAACATGTGGTTACAAAGGAAATGGTGTTACTTGGAATGTTTTTGTTGAAATATGTTCCTCGCAAGGTGGTGGATTATGTTATTGTGTCTTTGGCCAAATTGAACTATGGAGATCTTTCTAATTATGGGCTTCCAAGGCCAAAAGAGGGACCATTTTATCTTAAAGATGTAACTCGTTCACCTCCTATCGTTGATGTTGGAACCATAGGCAAGATTAAGGAAGGAGAAATTCAG GTTGTGCCAGCAGTTACAAAGATAGAAGGCCAATATGTCTATTTTTCTAATGGCAAAATGAATCAATTCGATGCTATAATCTTTGCTACGGGCTACAAAAGCACTGTTTTAAAATGGCTTCAG GATGATGAAAACCTTTTCAACGAGGATGGAATGCCTAAGAAGAATTTCCCGAATCACTGGAATGGGGAAAATGGTCTCTATTGTGTTGGATTTGCAAGTCGAGGGTTATTTGGAATTGCAAGAGATGCAGAACATATAGCCAATCACATCAATGGTGCTGTGCGAGGGAAATAA